The following coding sequences lie in one Mustelus asterias chromosome 8, sMusAst1.hap1.1, whole genome shotgun sequence genomic window:
- the tmem268 gene encoding transmembrane protein 268, which produces MAGDDSGDKVSPARASLTSFEAVEEADVIHWINDPNGPGLLSRNNSRNDSELYSSPSERPELYNGRILLDLTSSGFWWSRGFDLESCEESLARFGVQVPPADYELPIRASLMSTEVRRYMYFSSTGFMMILAPVFYLAAWCCLFSTFHLYLGQYVKSFFWAFCLIVSLAAVLLTTVLLLILHRHNQKINVNTDMRLIWANENLVKHNILVGVSNVTKHCTSVLHLCFMYFDVKECERRLTSLLEERHQTCSGLQSLLKQKLGHLYIVIETNQVSPLNDFNAESEETPLLAGNNRDIRSNGNQQTQHVFNTLTCLVPKGTAQEIAYQLLVTYSGLYVKLLATQQLPRIRSSIHASDALVPCLCQYLETSILKLSNRELK; this is translated from the exons ATGGCCGGTGATGACAGTGGCGACAAGGTATCGCCAGCACGAGCCTCCTTGACATCATTTGAAGCAGTAGAGGAAGCAGATGTGATTCACTGGATAAATG ATCCGAATGGACCAGGCCTCCTTAGTCGAAACAATAGCAGAAACGATTCAGAGCTGTATAGCAGCCCATCGGAGAGACCAG AGTTGTACAATGGCCGGATACTGCTGGACCTCACTTCCAGTGGCTTCTGGTGGTCTCGGGGATTCGATCTGGAGTCATGCGAGGAAAGTCTCGCCAGATTCGGAGTTCAG GTGCCGCCAGCGGATTATGAACTGCCCATTCGAGCATCCCTAATGAGCACAGAAGTAAGGCGATACATGTACTTTAGTTCCACTGGCTTCATGATGATTCTCGCCCCA GTATTTTATTTGGCGGCTTGGTGTTGCCTCTTTTCAACCTTTCACCTGTACCTGGGCCAGTATGTGAAGAGCTTCTTCTGGGCATTCTGTCTGATAGTCAGCCTCGCTGCCGTGCTGCTCACCACAGTTCTGCTGCTCATCTTACACAGACACAATCAGAAG attaATGTAAACACAGATATGCGTCTCATCTGGGCCAATGAGAACCTCGTGAAGCACAACATTTTAGTTGGAGTGTCGAACGTTACAAAACATTGCACAAGCGTGCTTCAT CTCTGCTTCATGTATTTTGATGTTAAAGAGTGTGAGAGGAGACTCACTTCCCTGTTGGAAGAAAGACATCAGACATGCTCTGGACTTCAG TCCCTTCTGAAACAGAAGCTGGGCCACCTCTACATCGTGATAGAAACTAACCAAGTCAGTCCTCTGAACGACTTCAACGCAGAGTCTGAAGAGACTCCACTATTAGCAGGGAATAACCGAGACATTCGCAGCAATGGCAATCAACAAACACAGCATGTCTTTAATACATTGACATGCCTCGTGCCAAAAGGCACAGCTCAG GAAATAGCTTATCAGTTGCTGGTCACCTACAGTGGACTGTACGTCAAACTACTGGCCACACAACAGCTTCCCCGCATCAGGTCTTCCATTCACGCAAGTGATGCACTGGTTCCCTGCCTTTGTCAGTACTTAGAGACTTCAATCCTGAAGCTGTCAAACCGTGAACTGAAGTAA